Part of the Bradyrhizobium sp. AZCC 1721 genome, CATCGCGCTCGAGCCGCTCGACAAGGGGCTCGTCGGCACGCTGCTGCGCTACCCCTACGAAGTCCGTTCGGAGGAGGAGTATTTCGACGAGATTCAGGACGTCAAAGTCACCAAGGACATGCTCGACCTCGCGAAGCACATCGTCGACCAGAAGTCGGGACGGTTCGAGCCCGAGAAGTTCGAGGACCAGTACGAAACCGCACTGATCGACCTCATCAACCAGAAGCGCGCCGGCAAACCGATCACTCCGAAAGAGAAGCCTGCCGCCAGTAACGTCGTCGACCTGATGGAGGCGTTGCGTCGGAGCATCGGTAAGGAGGCCGCGCCGGCGAAGCCCGGCAAAAAGCCGCGCAAGGCGGAGAGCGGCCAGAAGGAAATGCTAATGCCGATCAAAGGCAAGAAGGTAAAGGAAGTGCCTGCGAAAAAAGCGGCGGCCAGGCCGCAGCGCAAGTCAGCCTAGGAGAGTGGTCGGCGGATGTCCGCTTTCGAGTTAACTTCGGACCAAGCCAGACATCCCTTGAGGTCCGAAAAGGGGCCAGGTGCGGACATCCACCATTATTCGGCGCAGTCGTTACGACCGTCCGTCAACACTATCCGATACTCACCTCTTTCCGTAATCCGTGAAAACGTAGTCGCGGTTCTGCACCACCGAGTGGCATGAGAACCCGCACTTCGCGTCATTTTCCTGCGGCGGATTGTCCGCTGCAGTGGCGGGCTTAAACGTATCGGACGCCGCGTCATAGTTGAACTCGGCCCATCCCCATCCGCCGCTGTCCGCGAACCTCTTGCTGTCCTTCACCATGAAACCAGCGTCAAGCTGGGTACCTGGCACCGTTGGCTGACCGGGATACGTCTCTTGTATTTTCGGGTTCCAATGAATTTTCGCCATCTTGGCGCCGTCTGGGAAAGGCTTGCCATTGCCGGGTACGCCTTCCTTATAGGCGTCGATCATTACCGGATTTCCCACGATCACAGCGATCTTGCCTCCGCTCTCGCTCATCGCGATCACTGGCCAGTCCTCGTATCCCCTAAACTCAGAGAACCCGAGGCCATTCGGTACTTGCACAGTGTATTTGTCCTGCGCGGAAATTGCGACACCAGCCGCCAAAACGGCGATCGATACCGAAATGCTGAGACTGATCAGCGTGTTTTTTTTCATTGTCGCATCTCCTAACCCCGTTGTTGGAAATTGCGTCGTCGCATTGTTTCTCCGAGGCTTAGGGCTGCGCCGCCCGTTGCTCACGAAGAACATGATTACAGCATGGATTTGCGCGTTACGAAATGGGGTCCGGTGCCATGGTGCACATCAGTATTTCTGAACTGTCCACGATGGGGTCAAAAGCGGAAGGGTCAATGACATAGTCTTGATGCTGGGCCGTGCCGCATCACATGTCTTTTTGTTACTCGGCTCGCCCGGTTCTCGACCAGGAGAGCCCTATCGAGTCGTCCTGTAACCCGGCGATCGTCCCGCAATCTGAACTCATCCAGAGGCAATTAAAATGACTACGCAATCGTCGCATGCTAGTCCGATCCTGGTGACCGGCGCGGGTGGCGCTGTCGGTTCCATCGGCCGCAATCTCACCGAAATGCTGCTCGCCAAACAGCGCAAGGTGCGCGCCCTCGTGCGCCGCGAGGATGAACGCGCTGAGGCCCTGCGCCAGCTCGGCGCCGAGGTCATGCAAGGCGACCTGACTGACCTCACCGCGATGCACCGCGCGATCGAAGGTTGCGCGAGTGTCTATTTCGGCATGTCGGTTTCGGCCGATTACCTGACGGCCACGGTCAACACCGCCGCCGTGGCGCGCCATCACGGCGTCGAAGCGTTCGTGAACATGTCTCAGATGACCGTTACGCAGATGAGCATCACCGAGAGCACCGACAGCCCGCAGCACAAGCTGCACTGGCTGGCTGAACAGGCTTTGTCCTGGTCGGGCCTCCCGGTCGTCACCATGCGGCCCACGGTCTTCCTCGAAGGGTTCTTCCGCCTTTTCGCTGCCCCGAGCGTGCGGGACGCCGACGAACTGGCGTTGCCAATGGGCGACGGCAAAACCTCACCGATTTCGGCTGTGGACGTGGCGCGCGCCGTATCGGTCGTCCTCGAGGATCCCACGCCGCACATCGGCCAGATCTACAATCTGACCGGCTTTGAATCGGCAGATCTGGAGCACTACGCGCGCGTGTTCTCCGAGGCGCTGGGTCGGACCATCCACTATCGCGACGTGCCACTCTCCGACTGGAGCGAAAAGCTTCTGGGGGCTGGCGTGCCCGCGCACATCGTCAAGCACCTTTCCGTGATGACGGAGCTGAACAAGCAGGGCCGCTACGACCGTATGACGGACGACCTGTTCAAGCTCACCGGCCAGAAGCCGATCAGCATGTACGACTTCATCAAGTTGCATGCCGCTGAATTCACGCGGGGTGGAACCGCGGCTTGAGCGGGCCATTCGACGGGGCCTTTTACTTTTACGAGGCGTTTATCTCAGGCCGTGGCACTGCCGCGAACGAGCGTCAGCATTTCGGGAAGTCCGAGGTTGCGGCGTGCATGGTGGCGGGCCTTGTCAAGGGCGAGGGGTTCGCCGTGGATGCGAGCGTAATGGAGGCCAATGCTAATCGCTATCACGGCAAAGCGCCGGACGAGCTGGACTGGACCGATGCGCAACGTCAGAAGCGTGCCGTGGCCGAGTATCTAGCTGGACTTGAGGCGGAGGCCCAGGACCAGGAAGATAAGGATAACCGTAGTGAGCCGCCGAAGGTGATCTCGCCTTCCGATCCGTCCTCGGCCTGGACGGCCAAGGCTAACAAGCGCGTGCAGTTCGGGTATGGGCTCAACTATCTTATTGACGTCGAGCACGCAGTCAGTGTCGACGTCGAACCAACGCCCGCGCGCACCTATGACGAGGTCGAGTCCACAAAGACAATGCTCGATCGAACCGAGCGTCGCTTTAGTTTGAAGCCGAAGCGCCTTGCTGCTGACACTGCTTATGGAACGGGCCGCTTTCTCGGCTGGCTGGTTGGCCGTGGGATTGCTCCACATATTCCAGTTCGCGACGCAAGCGAGCGCGATGACGGCACCTTTTCACGCATCGACTTCCGTTGGGACAAACGGCGCGGCATCTACATTTGTCCAAACGACAAAGTGCTGCACACCACCGGCATCGTGCACGACGGCAGCATGGTCCGCTACCGTGCCTCCAAACTCGACTGCGATGCGTGTGCGCTGAAGATGCGATGCTGTCCGAATATGGCTGCCCGACAGGTACCTCGTGACATTAATGAAGATGCCCGCGATCTGGCGCGACGGCTGATGGGGACCAAGCGCTTCCTCAAATCGCGGGATGAACGCAAGCGCGTTGAGATGCGCTTTGCTCATCTCAAGACCCACCACGGGTTCGAACGCATGCGGCTCAGAGGTCTCTCCGGCGCCCGCGACGAGTTTCACCTCGCCGCCATCGTGCAGAACCTCAAGACGATGGCGCTCCATCTACTCGGCCCGCCAACAGGTCAGGTGCGCGCGTCGATTGCGTCAGTGGAATGGCAATCCGGGCGAGGTGTTCGCCGACCAGGCCGTGACGCCAGCCGGAAAGACGCCAAAACCCCTTTTCCCAATAGCAAGCCAATCGCCACGGGGCCTCTTTCGACAGCATCCGTCATTCGCGTCGGCTTGGCGATCTCCGCCTTACGTCGGCTTTGCATCAGTGAGCGGACGTTCCATCGTGAGGTTCGCTAGAAGCTGATCTTCGGCTATTTGAGCCGTTCGCGAGGGGCGACCAACCGAAGATGATGGAGGAGAATGTTACCGTTGCCGCACCTTCGCTCCTTAAGAATCGGCGTTCGGCTCGTCAAGAGCGGCGGCGAGGCAGACCGTCGTCAGATAGCCCAAGTCGGCTTGGCGTGCAGCTCACCCAGAGCCCCGGATTCCTACGGAGCCGCCTTCCGCGGAGGCGGCCATGAAGCTCGCCGTCGCAGCCCATGGCCTGGAGCGCCAGAAATGGATCTGTCTCGCCATGGCGTGGCGAGAGCTCGCCCGCGGACGACCGGAACGACATCCCGATAGCGCCAACGCGGAGGCGGCCTAGCCGCAATCGGGCGGGCATTCCGGGCAGGTGTCGCCGATCGAATCCAGCATGTCCTTGACCGCGGCGGCAGCCTCGTCCTGAGAGATGCTAAACGGAGGATCCTGACGGGCGATAGTCAACGCGCGCTCACGTGGGGATCAGCGCGGTCCTGCATCCAGCCGTGCTCCTCGCACTCGCGTATGGCACCGGCCTCCTGTAGCACCGAGATTGCCCAGCCTCGCAGAGTCCTGATCGCAGGCCGCCTTTCCTTGACCATCAGCATCGAGAGCTCTCCTGCCAAGACGAATCCGGTCGGACCGTCTTCCGTTCCGGCTGCTAACACAGAGCAGGGATTCGAAAATGCGGGTCTAAAGATTATCCCGGATGCTGACGGAGCGAAGAGGCCACGCGCGATCTTGTCTCTAACGTCTGCTGTCCAAGTTGGAGCGGACCAAGATTTGCAAATCTGGAACCGCCGCTTGTGACCCTGGCTGTGTGAAAACGCCGTGCCGCTGTTATGATTCTCCCGTGATTCTAGGGGGGATCGATGAGGCGCTTCGTTGAGGAGGCCGATCGTGGGCAATGGACGCTACTGCCCGAGTGCCTCGATGATTTCATTGACGAGGGCAACCCCGTCCGCGTGATCGACGTGTTTGTCGGTGCGCTCGATTTGGCTGAGATGAGCTTTGAAGGAGTGGAGCCGGCGGCGACTGGTCGGCCCTCGTACCATCCCTCGGTTCTGCTTAAGCTTTACATTTACGGCTACCTAAACCGGGTGCAGTCGAGCCGCCGGCTCGAACGAGAAGCCGGACGCAATGTCGAGGTGATGTGGCTGCTGGGCCGGCTCGCTCCCGATCACAAGACGATCGCGGACTTCCGGAAGGATAACGGCTTGGCGCTGCGCAAGGTCTGTGCGCGCTTCGTCGAACTTTGCCGCGAAATGGGCCTTCTCGCGACGGCGAGCGTCGCCATCGATGGCAGCAAGTTCAAAGCCGTGAACAACCGGGATAAGAACTTCACACGGGCGAAAGTGGAGCGGCGGCGTGCCCAGCTGGAGGAGAGCGTCGCGCGCTATTTGAGCCAACTTGATACCGCCGATCGACAGGAACCGAGCGAGGCGCTGGCGGCGAAGGTGACAAGGCTCACCGAGAAACTGACGAAGCTGAAGAAAGAAATGGGCAAGCTTGCCGTCTACGAGAAGCAGATGCTCGCGTCGCCCGACCAGCAAATCTCTCTGACCGATCCCGACAGCCGATCGATGGCGACGAGCGGCCGCGGTTCCGGCGTCGTCGGCTACAATGTGCAGGTCGCCGTGGATACCAAGCACCACCTGATTGTGACGCATGAGGTAACGAACAACGGTTCAGATCGGGCACAACTTGCCAATATGGGCAAGCAGGCGAAGGCTGTTCTACAGACCGAGACGCTCGAGGCCGTTGCCGATCGCGGCTACTTCAGCAGCGCGGAGATCCTCGCCTGCCACGAGGCCGGCATCACAGTAACTCTGCCCAAGCCGCAGACGTCTGGCGCCAAATCGGATGGACGCTTCGGCAAGCAGGACTTTGTCTATTTGCCGGAGGAGGACGCCTATCGCTGTCCGGCTGGAGAGCAACTGCCATATCGTTTTACGAGCGAGGAAGATGGCAAGCGGATAAGGCGTTACTGGACCAGCGCCTGCCAAAATTGTTCGCTCAAGTCTCAGTGCACGACAGGGCCAGAACGGCGGATTCCACGATGGGAGCATGAGGCCCTGCTCGATGCCGTGCAGCAGCGCCTTGATGCGAACCCGCTCGCCATGCGCCAGCGTCGCGAGACGGTCGAGCATCCGTTCGGCACGATGAAGGCCCGCATGGGGGCGACACACTTCCTCACCAAAACGCTTCCAAAAGCAGCCGCCGAGATGGCTCTCTCGGTCCTGGCCTATAATCTGACACGGGTCATGAACATCGTCGGAGCCAAGCCGCTGATGGCTGCGATCGCAGCCTGAGACTGAACCGATCCTGGCCTCTCATCGACTTCCTGGAAGGGCGTTTTTACACGGCCAAGACCCATTTCGGACATGGCCATAGCCGGACATCGGCGCAGATATCTGCTATATTACCAATTCGATTTCCCCGAGGCTCCGCCAGACGCATGGCCTCATAGGATTGCCCCCGACTATGTCGAAGATGTTGGCTGACTGTGAAGTACTTTACATCCCGTGTTCTTGGCCCGGGCTAAGATGGCGGAAGGCTTCTTACTTTGAAGGAGGCATCCGATGCTCGCGACAATCAAATGGAACTCCCGATATAACGCTCGCGAATGGGTGATGATGGCTGGGGCGCTCGTCGTCCAACTCAGCGCACTGAATGCATTACGAGAGAAGGGTGAACGCAAACCAGGGCGGCCCCTCTGGAAACAGTTTGACGACACCCATCATTGGGACTCAACCGCGGAGGAATGGGTCCCCAACGATGATCAGTGATCGTACAACCTGTTATGCGTTCCGCAGGCCGGATTCCGAAGACTTCAGGATGATCCCCCTCGCTAACAGGCCCGTCGAGCCTTGCGGTCGCGTACAAGTAGCTGGATCGGGATGTGAGTTTGTGCCGGCCGCTTGATTTGATAGTGATCAAGCGATTGCTTCTGGCCGTTTGCCTCCGCTTCTGGATGGCCGATCCTGGCACTTAGCGGCCATCTGCCGATGGCGAATGATCCGCTTTGCGCCAAAAGCGCAAATTCCCGACAAATCCGTTACGTAACAGCCATCGCGGCCATTGATCTCGCGACCTACTGCATCTTTCATTGCCATCAGAGAACGTCGTCTTCAAGCCAACGGTTGTTGCTACTTGGGTTTGAACCTAATCGAGCTAAGCAGCGCAGCGGCCGCGATCATCACCAGGATGCCAGCGAGACTGAGCGCGACCTGCATCGGAAGTCCATCCGAGATGTCGACCAGCCCTATGTGGCTGGCGAGCGCCAGCAGAACGCCGAAGCAATAGATCGCCAGCGAGTTCTCGCCACAGCGGATCGCGCCGCGCATCACCGGCGTCGTCAGCCCTCGCCAATTCCGAGGTACGAGCCATACCGCCAAAATTGCAAGTGCAAAAAAATGCAGCAATCGCAAAGGATCGAGATTCGATTTGTCCACTAGGTAAACCAGCTTCGCCAGCGCTTGTGGGACCAGCGCTTCCGGTGGTTTGAGGCTCCAACTCAATGCGATGATCAGGCTAACAGCCAGATAGAGAACGGCAAGCACCAGTGCCGTGCGCGAGGTCACCCACGGCCAAAACCCCTTGCCCGCGATAACGCACCACGCGCCAAGCACAACCAGCAACTGCCAAGCCAGCGGATTGAAGAACCAGACATTGTTGTGCCATGTCGGCACGGTCCAGCCGAAGACCTGCACCAGCGCATAAAGCAGCAGCGAGGCACTGAGTGTCAGGTTCGGCACTCGCAGCAGTAGCCACAGCAGCGGCGCGAACAAAAGATGATAAACCACGAAGAGCGGCAAGACGTCGGTGTTGACGGGACGGTATTGCAGGATCGCCGCGTGCGCGAGCGTTGCGCCGGGATATTCCAACAGAATGCGCGTATTGCTCTCGTCGGCAAAACGTCCGGCGCCTGCGAGGTAAACCATCACGGCGCAAGCGACAGTGAGCAGCAGAAATGCGGCGTAAATGTCCCAGCTTCGCCACAGCGTACGGCTGATCACGCCGGCCCAGCCGTCGCGCGAACATGCCTTGCCGTAGGCCAGCGCGCAGGTCACACCCGAGACGAATATGAACACTTCCGCGGTATCGCTGAAGCCGTAATTCCGCAGCGTCAGCCAGCTTCCGATGTTGTTGGGGACATGGTCAAGAAAGATGCACCAGAGCGCAATGCCGCGGCAAGCATCGATGCGCAGGTCCCGGCCGGGCCCTTTCAGATCCGGCAGCGCGCCCACCAGTGGCTTCGCAGGTGTCGCGAGCAGCTCGGGTTCGAGGTGCAGATGCCGACCGCGCAACACCTTGGCATTGCGTTCGATCTCCGCCAGCGTCCGCCGGATGTCAGTGTTCGGCGCGGCCCTGCCACGATCCTTGTCGAGGTCGAACGGCGCGTCACTATCCGGGCGCCATCGCATCGGCTCCCGAGAAGCGGCCAGATCGATCGAACTGATCGTTACCATCTCGACGGAGCTGTGGGGCGCTGGCGCAGGCACCATCATCATGGTGGCGACGGGCCGAAAGGACGGAAATGACAAGCCTTCCATCGACTCTTCGTCGGTAATAACCTCATATGGGCCAGCCGGTAACAGCCGTTCGACGCTCGCGATCCGGAACGGGTGCTTGAACACCACCGTTTCACGTCGCGATCGGGTCACCGTCATGATCATCCTCGCACGTTGGCGACGAGGCGCCGCCGCAGCGGATAACAGCTGGCATACAGAGACGATGTCGCGGGCGCTGAACGCTCATTGAGCCGGCGCTATTCAGCACTGCGGGCGAAAGCGCTTCCACTGCAAACTGAAACCGGAAACTCCGCTTCAGAGCCCTGCGCGTCCGGGTTAATACTTATCGAATATTGGTTACCGTCCCGACAGCCAATGCTCCAAGTATCGACCCCAGATTCGGTGCCGCCTTGATACATGGTCCGAACAACACCACCACAAGCCTTCTTTCTATTTTTCAGAACGGAGGTCCAGAAAGCGAGATGCCTAGCCTGATCCAGTGCAA contains:
- a CDS encoding cytochrome P460 family protein, encoding MKKNTLISLSISVSIAVLAAGVAISAQDKYTVQVPNGLGFSEFRGYEDWPVIAMSESGGKIAVIVGNPVMIDAYKEGVPGNGKPFPDGAKMAKIHWNPKIQETYPGQPTVPGTQLDAGFMVKDSKRFADSGGWGWAEFNYDAASDTFKPATAADNPPQENDAKCGFSCHSVVQNRDYVFTDYGKR
- a CDS encoding NmrA family NAD(P)-binding protein — protein: MTGAGGAVGSIGRNLTEMLLAKQRKVRALVRREDERAEALRQLGAEVMQGDLTDLTAMHRAIEGCASVYFGMSVSADYLTATVNTAAVARHHGVEAFVNMSQMTVTQMSITESTDSPQHKLHWLAEQALSWSGLPVVTMRPTVFLEGFFRLFAAPSVRDADELALPMGDGKTSPISAVDVARAVSVVLEDPTPHIGQIYNLTGFESADLEHYARVFSEALGRTIHYRDVPLSDWSEKLLGAGVPAHIVKHLSVMTELNKQGRYDRMTDDLFKLTGQKPISMYDFIKLHAAEFTRGGTAA
- a CDS encoding transposase, which translates into the protein MSGPFDGAFYFYEAFISGRGTAANERQHFGKSEVAACMVAGLVKGEGFAVDASVMEANANRYHGKAPDELDWTDAQRQKRAVAEYLAGLEAEAQDQEDKDNRSEPPKVISPSDPSSAWTAKANKRVQFGYGLNYLIDVEHAVSVDVEPTPARTYDEVESTKTMLDRTERRFSLKPKRLAADTAYGTGRFLGWLVGRGIAPHIPVRDASERDDGTFSRIDFRWDKRRGIYICPNDKVLHTTGIVHDGSMVRYRASKLDCDACALKMRCCPNMAARQVPRDINEDARDLARRLMGTKRFLKSRDERKRVEMRFAHLKTHHGFERMRLRGLSGARDEFHLAAIVQNLKTMALHLLGPPTGQVRASIASVEWQSGRGVRRPGRDASRKDAKTPFPNSKPIATGPLSTASVIRVGLAISALRRLCISERTFHREVR
- a CDS encoding IS1182 family transposase; the encoded protein is MRRFVEEADRGQWTLLPECLDDFIDEGNPVRVIDVFVGALDLAEMSFEGVEPAATGRPSYHPSVLLKLYIYGYLNRVQSSRRLEREAGRNVEVMWLLGRLAPDHKTIADFRKDNGLALRKVCARFVELCREMGLLATASVAIDGSKFKAVNNRDKNFTRAKVERRRAQLEESVARYLSQLDTADRQEPSEALAAKVTRLTEKLTKLKKEMGKLAVYEKQMLASPDQQISLTDPDSRSMATSGRGSGVVGYNVQVAVDTKHHLIVTHEVTNNGSDRAQLANMGKQAKAVLQTETLEAVADRGYFSSAEILACHEAGITVTLPKPQTSGAKSDGRFGKQDFVYLPEEDAYRCPAGEQLPYRFTSEEDGKRIRRYWTSACQNCSLKSQCTTGPERRIPRWEHEALLDAVQQRLDANPLAMRQRRETVEHPFGTMKARMGATHFLTKTLPKAAAEMALSVLAYNLTRVMNIVGAKPLMAAIAA
- a CDS encoding OpgC domain-containing protein encodes the protein MMMVPAPAPHSSVEMVTISSIDLAASREPMRWRPDSDAPFDLDKDRGRAAPNTDIRRTLAEIERNAKVLRGRHLHLEPELLATPAKPLVGALPDLKGPGRDLRIDACRGIALWCIFLDHVPNNIGSWLTLRNYGFSDTAEVFIFVSGVTCALAYGKACSRDGWAGVISRTLWRSWDIYAAFLLLTVACAVMVYLAGAGRFADESNTRILLEYPGATLAHAAILQYRPVNTDVLPLFVVYHLLFAPLLWLLLRVPNLTLSASLLLYALVQVFGWTVPTWHNNVWFFNPLAWQLLVVLGAWCVIAGKGFWPWVTSRTALVLAVLYLAVSLIIALSWSLKPPEALVPQALAKLVYLVDKSNLDPLRLLHFFALAILAVWLVPRNWRGLTTPVMRGAIRCGENSLAIYCFGVLLALASHIGLVDISDGLPMQVALSLAGILVMIAAAALLSSIRFKPK